The following is a genomic window from Opitutus sp. GAS368.
GAGGATGCGGCGCGCTACCGTGATGAAATCTCCCAAGTCCGTTCGACGTCCGACCGCAAGGCCGGCGCGAAACATGAAGATTAACGAACTCATCGAGTCCCACTCCGAGCTGACGGACACCGCCGCCAGCAAGAGTGCCGTCGTGCTCATGACGCGCATCCGCCTGGCGCGGAACCTCGCCGCGCAGCCGTTCCCCGGCTGGGCGAAGGACGCGCAAAAGCGCGAGATCCGCGACCAGTGCATGCAGGCCGTCGCCGCGCTGCCGCAGATGAAGCGCGGCCTCGCCATCCCGGTCGAGACCCTCGACGAGCTGCAGAAGCAGATCCTGGTCGAGCGCCACCTCATCAGCCGCGAGCTCTGCCACGCCAAGTCCGGCTCGGGCATCGTCATCAGCAAGGACCAGTCCTGTGTCGTGATGGTGAACGAGGAGGACCACCTGCGCATCCAGGTTTTGCGCGCCGGCTTCCAGTTCAAGAAAGTCTGGGCGACGATCAACCAGCTCGACACCGACCTCGAGGAGCACATGGACTACGCCTTCTCGCCCAAGCTCGGCTACCTGTCGGCGTGCCCGACCAATCTCGGCACGGGCATCCGCGCCTCGGCCATGATGCACCTGCCGGCGCTGGTCATCTCCAGCCAGATGGAAAAGGTCGTCCGCGCCGTCAACCAGCTCGGCATGGCCGTGCGCGGCCTGTTCGGCGAGGGCTCGGACGCGAGCGGCAGCATCTTCCAGATTTCCAACCAGACCACGCTCGGCGAGAGCGAGGAAGGCATCATCAAGCACCTGCACGGCGTCCTTACGACCATCGTCGACCAGGAGCTCAACGCCCGCGAGAGACTGCTCGAGACCGACCCGAACAAGCTGTTCGACAAGATCGGTCGCGCCTTTGGCATCCTGCAGAACGGCTATCTCCTCAATTCCGGCGAGGCCATGAACCTGCTCTCGCTCATCCGGCTCGGCATCGACCTTGGCATCTTCCCCGACGCCCAGCGCGCCGTGGTGGACCGCCTCTTCATCGAGTGCCAGCCCGGCCACGTGCAGCACGCGGCCAAGGGCGCCTTCGAGCCCAGCCAGCGCGACGTCCTGCGCGGCGAGCGCCTGCGCGCCGAATTTGCCAAAGTGACCGCTCCTGACTTCAGTCACGCCGCCAAGTAACCGCTTTACCAATACCACTCCATGGAACCAATGAACAACTTCACGCCGCGCGCCCAGCAGGTGCTGGCGCTCGCCCGCAAGGAAGCGGACCGCTTCCACCATAACTATGTCGGCACCGAGCACCTCCTGCTCGGGCTGATCAAGCTGGGGCAGGGCGTGGCCGTGAGCGTCCTCCAGAAGATGGGCCTCGACCTCGAGACCGTGCGCGGCGAGGTCGAGAAGCAGGTCGGCATCGGCCAGGAGTCCAAGACCCCCGTCGGCAGCATCCCCTACACGCCCCGCGTGAAGAAGGTGCTCGCGCTGGCCGGCAAGGAGGCCAAGGCCCTCAACCATTCCTACGTCGGCACCGAGCACATCCTGCTCGGCCTGCTCCGCGAGGGCGAGGGCGTGGCCGCCCGCGTGCTCAAGACTCTCGAGGTCGACATCGAGCGCACCCGCAACGAGATTCTCCGCGAGCTCGATCCCCAGTTCTCCTCCGGCCAGGGCGGCGACGCCCCGTCGGCCAGCGCCGGCGGTTCCGGCGGCGGCGGCGAGGAAGTCGCCCCGCGCAGCGAGGGCTCCGGCGACAAGAAGGAAGTCAAGACGCCCGCCCTCAAGGCGTTCGGCCGCGATCTCACCGAGCTGGCCCGCAAGGGCGAGATGGACCCCGTCGTGGGCCGCCAGAAGGAAATTTCCCGCGTCATCCAGATCCTCTGCCGCCGCACCAAGAACAACCCGGTGCTCGTGGGCGAGGCCGGCGTGGGCAAGACCGCCATCGTCGAGGGCCTCGCGCAGGAGATTGCCAAGGGCAACGTGCCCGAGATCCTCGCCGACAAGAAGGTCATCACCCTCGACCTCGCGCTGATGGTCGCCGGCACGAAATACCGCGGCCAGTTTGAGGAGCGCATCAAGGCCGTCATGGACGAGATCAAGCGCTCGAAGAACGTCATCATCTTCATCGACGAGCTCCACACCATCGTCGGTGCCGGCGCCGCCGAGGGCGCGATGGACGCCTCCAACATCTTCAAGCCCGCCCTGTCCCGCGGCGAGCTGCAGTGCATCGGCGCGACCACGCTCAACGAATACCGCAAGTATATCGAGAAGGACAGCGCGCTCGACCGCCGCTTCCAGAGCGTGAAGGTCGAGGCCCCGTCCGTGGAGGACACCATCCTTATCCTCAAGGGCATCCGCGGCAAATACGAGGAGCACCACAAGGCCACCTTCACCGACAAGGCGCTCGAGACCGCCGCCAAGCTGTCCGACCGCTACATCACCGGCCGCTTCCTGCCCGACAAGGCCATCGATGTCATGGACGAGGCCGGCTCACGCGCCCGCATCACGACCCTGAACCGCCCGCCCGAGATCGAGGCGCTCGGCAAGGAGATCGAGGCCGTCTGCACCAAGAAGGAGCAGGCCATCGCCGCCCAGCACTTCGAGGAGGCCGCGAAGTTTCGCGATCAGGAAAAGCAGCTCCGGATCAAGCAGGAGGAGCAGATTGAGAACTGGAAGAAGACCCGCGACGAGCACCGCATCGTCGTCGACGAGGAGCAGATGACCATCGTCGTTGCCGAGTGGACGGGCATTCCGCTCAGCCGCATGGAAAAGAAGGAGAGCGAGCGCCTGCTCAACCTCGAGGTCGAGTTGCAGACCGCCATCG
Proteins encoded in this region:
- a CDS encoding protein arginine kinase — protein: MKINELIESHSELTDTAASKSAVVLMTRIRLARNLAAQPFPGWAKDAQKREIRDQCMQAVAALPQMKRGLAIPVETLDELQKQILVERHLISRELCHAKSGSGIVISKDQSCVVMVNEEDHLRIQVLRAGFQFKKVWATINQLDTDLEEHMDYAFSPKLGYLSACPTNLGTGIRASAMMHLPALVISSQMEKVVRAVNQLGMAVRGLFGEGSDASGSIFQISNQTTLGESEEGIIKHLHGVLTTIVDQELNARERLLETDPNKLFDKIGRAFGILQNGYLLNSGEAMNLLSLIRLGIDLGIFPDAQRAVVDRLFIECQPGHVQHAAKGAFEPSQRDVLRGERLRAEFAKVTAPDFSHAAK
- a CDS encoding ATP-dependent Clp protease ATP-binding subunit, producing the protein MEPMNNFTPRAQQVLALARKEADRFHHNYVGTEHLLLGLIKLGQGVAVSVLQKMGLDLETVRGEVEKQVGIGQESKTPVGSIPYTPRVKKVLALAGKEAKALNHSYVGTEHILLGLLREGEGVAARVLKTLEVDIERTRNEILRELDPQFSSGQGGDAPSASAGGSGGGGEEVAPRSEGSGDKKEVKTPALKAFGRDLTELARKGEMDPVVGRQKEISRVIQILCRRTKNNPVLVGEAGVGKTAIVEGLAQEIAKGNVPEILADKKVITLDLALMVAGTKYRGQFEERIKAVMDEIKRSKNVIIFIDELHTIVGAGAAEGAMDASNIFKPALSRGELQCIGATTLNEYRKYIEKDSALDRRFQSVKVEAPSVEDTILILKGIRGKYEEHHKATFTDKALETAAKLSDRYITGRFLPDKAIDVMDEAGSRARITTLNRPPEIEALGKEIEAVCTKKEQAIAAQHFEEAAKFRDQEKQLRIKQEEQIENWKKTRDEHRIVVDEEQMTIVVAEWTGIPLSRMEKKESERLLNLEVELQTAIVGQNPATIAIARALRRSRADLKDPRRPIGSFMFMGPTGVGKTELAKQLAAQMFGSQDAIIQIDMSEYMEKFAVSRLVGSPPGYVGYEEGGQLTEAVRRRPYSVVLFDEIEKAHPDVVQLLLQILEDGRLTDSLGRTVDFRNTIIIMTTNVGAQLIQRQTTMGFAAANASDFHDMDKLKEKVLEEAKRIFKPEFLNRINDLVVFKPLNKEDLLKIVEIEASKVIKRLSARNILLEFTPESKTLLIEKGYDEKYGARPLRRAVEHYLEDPLAEALLRGEVKEHEPILVVRNGDKLEFKTKSPTAESGVSS